The Fusarium keratoplasticum isolate Fu6.1 chromosome 8, whole genome shotgun sequence genome includes a region encoding these proteins:
- a CDS encoding MFS domain-containing protein, with product MPDYDDDMLPPPATPLQDRTYGGNNAFHNFFNDFSHISDPNLRRRLALSEIDKVPFGAYHVRAVLVAGVGFFLDSYDIFAINLVTALLGVVFWGDPNPQNGFSGNNGYLPDPVNQAFKASTSAGIVIGMVVFGWLADGFGRRRMYGVELGIIILATLCCCLISSSPAMGSTGLLIFWRIIMGIGIGGDYPLSSVITSEFSPTRWRGAMVAAVFSMQGLGQLVAAIVALITTVAFKESFIGAANESKCGYECRLAADRAWRIIIGVGAVPACIALYYRITIPETPRYTFDIEHDVEKADADIKAYVASKSKGSFDVVHQVRTKRIAGRNLNVPRASWSDLVAFFRIWANFKMLLGTTLSWFFLDLAFYGLGLNNTVVLQAIGYGTGDTLYEKLHNQAVGMIILTCAGSLPGYWTAIFTIDTFGRKPLQVIGFLLLTILFCILGFAYKSLTRGALLALYIIGQFLFNAGPNTTTFIVPGECFPTRYRSTGHGISAAMGKIGAIIAQCISIPLVRKGSAEDCKGAECSPNLHRLLQLFALFMLFGTLVSLLIPETKGMTLEELSGEPRTSYNAGCNGSISLGSPKLRAWNPFHGGQPAGFSYPRSRPGHFSKHRKSDRVGIMTSPELMAETSRLRRPRFWRRHRKAKSSNGTNEIALSTRSSGTTDDDIFPAGAPVPAPMSPPQPPPSWGAGWGRIDRGGPPPLLNSVQLQDVGSLLAK from the exons ATGCCCGACTACGACGACGATATGCTCCCTCCACCTGCGACTCCTTTACAGGACCGTACCTACGGCGGCAACAACGCATTTCACAACTTCTTTAACGACTTTTCTCACATCTCTGATCCTAACCTACGCCGAAGGCTTGCCTTGTCCGAGATTGACAAGGTCCCTTTTGGCGCATACC ATGTTCGCGCAGTATTAGTGGCAGGCGTTGGATTTTTTCTCGACTCCTACgacatctttgccatcaaCCTTGTAACTGCTCTGCTCGGTGTTGTCTTCTGGGGTGACCCAAACCCCCAGAACGGCTTCAGCGGCAACAATGGATACCTCCCCGACCCGGTGAACCAGGCCTTCAAAGCTTCTACCAGTGCAGGAATCGTCATTGGTATGGTTGTGTTTGGCTGGTTGGCAGA TGGCTTTGGAAGACGTCGCATGTACGGTGTCGAATTAGGGATCATCATCCTAGCGACGCTTTGCTGCTGTCTCATCTCCTCAAGCCCAGCCATGGGTTCAACTGGCTTGCTCATCTTCTGGCGGATCATCATG GGCATTGGTATCGGTGGCGATTATCCACTATCCAGTGTAATTACGTCGGA ATTTTCGCCGACGAGGTGGCGCGGCGCCATGGTGGCTGCCGTCTTTTCCATGCAGGGTCTTGGACAGCTTGTTGCAGCCATCGTGGCCCTTATCACGACTGTCGCCTTCAAGGAATCATTTATCGGTGCTGCTAACGAGAGCAAATGCGGATACGAATGCCGCCTAGCTGCCGACCGAGCATGGCGAATCATCATTGGAGTGGGCGCAGTACCGGCCTGCATTGCTCTCTATTACCGTATCACCATCCCCGAAACGCCTCGATATACCTTTGATATCGAACACGATGTGGAAAAGGCTGATGCCGATATCAAGGCATATGTGGCGAGCAAATCAAAGGGCTCGTTCGATGTGGTACACCAAGTCAGGACAAAACGCATTGCTGGGCGCAATCTCAACGTGCCACGCGCCTCTTGGTCTGACCTTGTCGCCTTCTTCCGTATATGGGCTAATTTCAAGATGCTCCTGGGCACTACATTGTcctggttcttcttg GATCTCGCATTCtatggccttggcctcaacaACACCGTAGTTCTTCAGGCAATCGGCTATGGCACAGGCGATACGCTTTACGAAAAACTTCACAACCAGGCAGTGGGAATGATCATCTTGACCTGTGCAGGCTCTCTGCCTGGCTATTGGACTGCCATCTTTACTATCGACACCTTCGGTCGCAAGCCACTCCAGGTGAttggcttccttctcctcaccatcctcttctgCATTCTCGGATTCGCATACAAAAGCTTGACGCGGGGAGCCTTGCTTGCCCTGTACATCATTGGCCAGTTTTTGTTCAACGCTGGCCCAAACACGACTACGTTTATTGTCCCAGGAGAATGCTTTCCTACGCGATATCGATCTACGGGCCACGGAATCTCGGCGGCTATGGGCAAGATTGGAGCTATCATTGCTCAGTGCATCAGCATACCTCTGGTGCGTAAGGGTTCCGCCGAGGATTGTAAGGGTGCCGAATGCTCGCCAAACCTGCAccgtcttctccagctcTTTGCACTGTTCATGCTGTTTGGTACTCTTGTCTCACTCCTGATCCCTGAGACCAAGGGAATGACGCTAGAGGAGCTTTCGGGCGAGCCGCGTACGAGTTACAATGCAGGCTGCAATGGCAGCATCAGCCTTGGCTCCCCAAAACTAAGGGCATGGAACCCCTTCCACGGTGGTCAACCTGCAGGATTCTCGTATCCCCGATCGCGACCAGGTCATTTCTCTAAGCATCGAAAGTCGGACCGTGTTGGAATCATGACATCACCCGAGCTAATGGCAGAGACGTCTCGACTTCGACGACCCCGTTTTTGGAGGAGACACCGCAAGGCCAAGTCAAGTAACGGAACGAACGAGATTGCGCTGAGCACGCGCAGCTCAGGAACAAcagacgacgacatcttccCGGCAGGTGCTCCGGTGCCCGCTCCCATGAGCCCCCCGCAACCCCCGCCAAGCTGGGGAGCCGGTTGGGGACGGATCGACCGAGGAGGACCGCCGCCGTTATTGAACTCGGTGCAGCTGCAGGATGTCGGCAGCTTGCTTGCAAAATAA